The following coding sequences lie in one Musa acuminata AAA Group cultivar baxijiao chromosome BXJ3-1, Cavendish_Baxijiao_AAA, whole genome shotgun sequence genomic window:
- the LOC103983307 gene encoding tubulin beta-2 chain-like: protein MREILHVQGGQCGNQIGAKFWEVVCAEHGIDATGRYCGDSELQLERVNVYYNEASCGRFVPRAVLMDLEPGTMDSVRSGHYGQIFRPDNFVFGQSGAGNNWAKGHYTEGAELIDSVLDVVRKEAENCDCLQGFQVCHSLGGGTGSGMGTLLISKIREEYPDRMMLTFSVFPSPKVSDTVVEPYNATLSVHQLVENADECMVLDNEALYDICFRTLKLTTPSFGDLNHLISATMSGVTCCLRFPGQLNSDLRKLAVNLIPFPRLHFFMVGFAPLTSRGSQQYRALTVPELTQQMWDAKNMMCAADPRHGRYLTASAMFRGKMSTKEVDEQMINVQNKNSSYFVEWIPNNVKSTVCDIPPTGLKMASTFIGNSTSIQEMFRRVSEQFTAMFRRKAFLHWYTGEGMDEMEFTEAESNMNDLVAEYQQYQDATADVEEDYEEEEEEEEEEA, encoded by the exons ATGAGGGAGATTCTTCACGTCCAGGGGGGCCAATGCGGCAACCAGATTGGGGCCAAGTTCTGGGAGGTGGTGTGCGCGGAGCACGGGATCGACGCCACTGGCCGCTACTGCGGCGACTCGGAACTGCAGCTGGAGAGGGTGAACGTGTACTACAACGAGGCCAGCTGCGGCCGCTTCGTCCCTCGCGCCGTGCTCATGGACCTCGAGCCCGGCACCATGGACAGCGTCCGGTCCGGCCACTACGGTCAGATCTTCCGCCCCGACAACTTCGTTTTCGGCCAGTCCGGCGCCGGCAACAACTGGGCCAAGGGCCACTATACCGAGGGCGCCGAGCTCATTGACTCCGTCCTTGACGTCGTCCGCAAGGAGGCCGAGAACTGTGATTGTCTCCAAG GGTTCCAGGTTTGTCATTCGTTGGGTGGAGGGACGGGGTCGGGTATGGGGACGCTGCTGATATCCAAGATCAGGGAGGAGTACCCTGACCGGATGATGCTCACCTTCTCCGTCTTCCCCTCGCCAAAGGTCTCCGACACGGTCGTGGAACCTTACAACGCCACGCTCTCCGTGCACCAGCTCGTCGAGAACGCCGATGAATGCATGGTTCTTGACAACGAAGCTCTCTACGACATCTGCTTCAGAACCCTCAAGCTCACCACTCCCAGCT TTGGTGACTTGAACCACTTGATCTCTGCAACCATGTCGGGGGTGACGTGCTGCCTGAGGTTCCCAGGGCAACTCAATTCAGACCTCCGGAAGCTGGCCGTCAACCTCATCCCCTTCCCCCGCCTCCACTTTTTCATGGTGGGCTTCGCCCCCCTGACCTCGCGCGGCTCGCAACAGTACCGCGCCCTGACGGTGCCGGAGCTGACCCAGCAGATGTGGGACGCCAAGAACATGATGTGCGCCGCCGACCCTCGCCACGGGCGGTACCTCACGGCCTCGGCCATGTTCCGCGGCAAGATGAGCACCAAGGAGGTGGACGAGCAGATGATCAACGTGCAGAACAAGAACTCGTCCTACTTCGTGGAGTGGATCCCCAACAACGTGAAGTCGACGGTGTGCGACATCCCGCCGACGGGCCTCAAAATGGCGTCGACGTTCATCGGGAACTCTACGTCGATCCAGGAGATGTTCCGGCGGGTGAGCGAGCAGTTCACGGCCATGTTCAGGCGGAAGGCCTTCTTGCACTGGTACACAGGGGAAGGGATGGACGAGATGGAGTTCACGGAGGCGGAGAGCAATATGAACGACCTGGTGGCGGAGTATCAGCAGTATCAGGACGCGACGGCGGATGTGGAGGAGGAttacgaggaagaggaagaggaagaggaggaggaagcctgA